The stretch of DNA GGTTTCCTGAAAATAAAATCCGGCGGCGCGGTGGCAGATGTTGGCTTCCCCAGAGGCTACGAAGGGCGACCCCTCGGCGAAGACCTCTATCCTGCCGTCCTCCTCCAGCTTCTCAAGCGTCAGCTCGTCATAGATAGACACCGGAGCCATGAGCATTTTGAGCCCGTGGTAGCCGTCGGGCCGCTTTCCCGTGACTTCGAGGTAGAAGTTCACCTTCGCCGGGGCTTTTATTTTGAGGAGTTCCTCGTCCATCTTCCACCTTGAAACCAGGCCGACCGGGTCGATCCGGGCGGCCATATTGCTGACAAACTTCGTCTTTTCTCCGATTTACTTCGTCAGGCTCAAAAAACGATCCTCAAAATACAACGAGTATTCCTCCGGTCGTTTTTCTCGCCTTCCTTGTTCTCGAAGAAAATACTGTGTTTGTCGCAATCTTAAGTCTGTTGACCTGATGTCCCCTTTTGTTCTGTTTTTCTGTGCGGAAAACTTCTCTTTTCGCCACAAATGACTTTGTCAACAGCCAAGCCGCCCGGGTCGATCCGGGCGGCGCAGGACTTCGGTTAATTTCCGGGCAGGAGATATATCAGGATTTCATCGACTCGGCAAGTTTTGCCCCGAAAGCCTCGCACCCCTTGAGGTCTTCCCCGGTGGGGACCAGCCTCGCGCGCAGGGGCTCGGAGGGAACCTTGAAGCGAAGCCCCTTTATTCTCTCGCTCAGCATGACGGGCCCTTCGCCGCTCCAGCCGTAGGAGCCGAAGGCCCCCCCGGTCATCCCTTTGGTCTTTACGGTTATCAGGGAGGCGAGAAACCCCCAGGCGTGGGGAAGGGCGTCGCTGTTTATGGTGCAGGAGCCTATGGCGATGCCGCCGGCCTTCTCAACTTCGTCGAGGAGCGGGTCGATATCGGTTGCGGTGAGGTCGAAGAGGGAGGCCTCCACCCCCGCCGCCGCCGCGCCGGCGGCTATCGCCTCGGCCATCTTCGCGGTGTTGCCGTAGGCGCTGGCGTAAAGCACCAGAAGGAGTTTTTTGTCGCCCTTTTTCGGCTCCAGCGCCCAGGCGCGGTATTCCTCCAGCCGTTTTTTTATGCTGCTCCGAAGCATGGGGCCGTGGCTGGGGCATACGAGGAGGGGCGAGAGCTTTTCGACCCGGGCGACGGCGCGGAGGACGTGCTCCTTGAAGGGGCGCATTATCGCCTGAAAATAGTAGCGGAAGGCGTAATCGTAGTTGCTCACCAGATCGTCGAAGAGCCTGTCGTCGCAGTAGTGGGCGCCCAGAAAATCGCAGGGGAAGAGTATCTTCTCCTCAGGAAGCCAGGTGAACATCGTGTCCGGCCAGTGGAGGTAGGGCTCGATAAGAAATTCGAGGGTCTTTCCGCCGAGGTCGATCTTGTCGCCCTCGGCGACCACCATTGAGTTATCCAGAACCCTGTTTACGATGTTTTCCGCGAAGGACTTGCCGGGGCGGGTGAAGACGAGGGTGGCGTTTACCGCCTCCTTCAGGAGGTCGGAGAGCGCCCCGGAGTGGTCTGGTTCGAGGTGGTTCAGGACAAGGTAGTC from bacterium encodes:
- a CDS encoding FprA family A-type flavoprotein codes for the protein MGTIDIAPGVQWVGILDPQLRVFDVVMKAENGTTYNSYLVRGAQKTALIETNKGKFSAQYIENLKKAIDPAKIDYLVLNHLEPDHSGALSDLLKEAVNATLVFTRPGKSFAENIVNRVLDNSMVVAEGDKIDLGGKTLEFLIEPYLHWPDTMFTWLPEEKILFPCDFLGAHYCDDRLFDDLVSNYDYAFRYYFQAIMRPFKEHVLRAVARVEKLSPLLVCPSHGPMLRSSIKKRLEEYRAWALEPKKGDKKLLLVLYASAYGNTAKMAEAIAAGAAAAGVEASLFDLTATDIDPLLDEVEKAGGIAIGSCTINSDALPHAWGFLASLITVKTKGMTGGAFGSYGWSGEGPVMLSERIKGLRFKVPSEPLRARLVPTGEDLKGCEAFGAKLAESMKS